The genomic DNA AATCGGACACATGCTTAGACACATGCATCAGCTTCCATCAGCCTGTCCAATGCTGTATGAAAGAATAGCACCAATTTTCTGCTGAgcaaaacaatgttttctttcGAACACGATACTTACTAACTCTCCCAAATTTTACTCtccttattgtttttaatttggggCGGGGGTTACATTTGAGGATAAGTTGCTAGGAATTCTGTAAGCAAGTGTCATAGAATAGATGGGTTAACAGAAGAAATGATTTACTACTAAATTTGAAGTCTAGAATTTAAAGAACAAAGTTTTGAAGTTGATGatccaaatgtcttttttttttcaactccccttttttttctcagagTACTCAACAGCATGGGAGCTGTCAACCAAACAGCTTTATCAGAATTCATTCTTCTGGGGCTTAGTGATGAACCTTCTCTGCAGCCTTTCATCTTTTACCTTTTCCTGTCCATATATCTGATTACCACATTAGGAAACTTGCTCATCATCCTGGCTGTTATCTCTGACTCCCAACTACATACacccatgtatttcttcctctctAACCTATCTTTTAATGACATTTGTTTAATCACAACTACAATTCCAAAGATGTTGGTGAATATCCAAGCTCAGCATCAGACCATCACATACACAGGATGCCTTTCACAGGTCTATCTCATCTTGAATTTTGCTGGCATAGAAAATTGTCTCCTTGcagtgatggcctatgaccgctacgTTGCTATCTGTCACCCTCTGAAGTACACAGTTATCATGAGTCAATATTTCTGTATAATGTCGCTGTTCTTCTCTCTGGTCCTTAGCACTGTGCATGCTTTGTTCCACACTTTGATGGTGTTGCTGCTATCTTTCTGTACAGAAATTGAAATCCCTCACTTTTTTTGTGAGCTAGCTCAGATCATCAAACTTGCCTGTTCTGATAATTTTATCAATTATCTGCTTGTCTAtacagtgtctgttctattttttgGTGTTCCTGTCTTTGGGATCATTTTGTCTTATATTCAGATTGTATCTTCAGTTTTACGAATGT from Acomys russatus chromosome 14, mAcoRus1.1, whole genome shotgun sequence includes the following:
- the LOC127197969 gene encoding putative gustatory receptor clone PTE38, translating into MGAVNQTALSEFILLGLSDEPSLQPFIFYLFLSIYLITTLGNLLIILAVISDSQLHTPMYFFLSNLSFNDICLITTTIPKMLVNIQAQHQTITYTGCLSQVYLILNFAGIENCLLAVMAYDRYVAICHPLKYTVIMSQYFCIMSLFFSLVLSTVHALFHTLMVLLLSFCTEIEIPHFFCELAQIIKLACSDNFINYLLVYTVSVLFFGVPVFGIILSYIQIVSSVLRMSSLGGKYKAFSTCGSHLSVVSLFYGTGFGVHISSAFTDSPRKTVMASVMYTVVTQMLNPFIYSLRNKDMKKAFRKIISRIAYLL